A region of Thermococcus argininiproducens DNA encodes the following proteins:
- the pcp gene encoding pyroglutamyl-peptidase I, which translates to MRVLITGFEPFGGEKINPSWEAVKDLPEKIDGVKILKKELPVSFKGIKEKLPQILNKTMPDIVILTGQAAGRANITIERVAINIMESKKEDNDGYKPEDEPIFKEAPAAYFSTLPIKRIVKSLRNNKIPAAISNSAGTYVCNTAMYVALHHIAINNLNIKAGFIHVPYIPEQVLEKPQPSMSLEMIRKALEITIKESIKDQ; encoded by the coding sequence ATGAGAGTTTTGATCACAGGTTTTGAACCCTTTGGAGGAGAAAAAATAAATCCCTCTTGGGAAGCAGTTAAAGACCTCCCCGAAAAGATAGATGGAGTAAAAATCCTAAAAAAAGAACTTCCTGTTAGCTTCAAGGGCATCAAAGAGAAACTTCCACAGATTCTAAACAAGACAATGCCAGATATTGTAATTTTGACTGGACAAGCAGCAGGAAGAGCAAACATTACTATTGAAAGAGTGGCAATAAACATTATGGAATCAAAAAAAGAGGACAATGATGGCTACAAACCTGAGGATGAACCAATTTTTAAAGAAGCACCCGCAGCATACTTTTCAACGCTACCAATCAAAAGAATCGTGAAGAGTTTAAGAAATAATAAAATCCCTGCCGCGATTTCAAATAGTGCTGGAACTTATGTATGCAATACAGCAATGTATGTTGCTCTTCACCACATAGCAATAAACAACTTGAATATAAAAGCAGGGTTCATACATGTACCTTACATCCCAGAGCAAGTTTTAGAAAAGCCCCAGCCCTCAATGAGCTTAGAAATGATAAGAAAAGCACTAGAAATAACAATAAAAGAAAGTATAAAGGATCAATAG
- the proS gene encoding proline--tRNA ligase — protein sequence MENVSKTANVKRERVMNEFSDWYNEMIELAEIQDKRYPVKGMNVWLPYGLRIMRNIENLIHEEMVRTGHNEVLFPALIPESEFEKEAEHIAGFHGEVLWVTHAGEKPLEVKLILRPTSETAMYPMFNLWIRSHADLPFKIYQIVNVYRYETKHTRPLIRVREISRFFESHTAHDSFEDAERQIREDLEIFDNLAKNLALPYIVSKRPDWDKFPGAFYSLGAEVIMPDGRTLQIGTMHNYKQNFAKAYEITYETEEGTHEYVHQTTFGMSERLLAAVMGIHGDDSGLVLPPTIAPIQIVIVPIPMKDSPYDVNAYAKEIAKDLRTAGIRVYVDDREDIRPGRKFYDWEIKGVPLRIEVGPRDVEGNKAVFARRDTFEKFSVDRDKIVEEARKTLDAIMENLYARAREFLETHIKRVDTIEDAKKVFEDRRGVVELPWCGEESCGVEMEEILDASMLGIPYPEETAKIEGKKCANCGRDAKYVARFARTY from the coding sequence ATGGAAAATGTTAGCAAAACAGCAAATGTAAAACGAGAGAGAGTGATGAATGAGTTTAGCGACTGGTACAATGAGATGATAGAACTTGCTGAGATACAAGATAAGAGATATCCAGTAAAAGGTATGAACGTATGGTTGCCATACGGCCTTAGAATTATGAGGAATATCGAGAATTTAATACATGAAGAGATGGTGAGGACAGGTCATAATGAAGTTCTCTTCCCAGCACTAATCCCCGAGAGTGAATTTGAAAAAGAGGCTGAGCATATAGCGGGTTTCCATGGTGAAGTTTTATGGGTTACTCATGCTGGTGAAAAACCCCTCGAAGTAAAACTAATTCTGAGACCAACAAGCGAGACTGCTATGTATCCCATGTTTAACTTATGGATTAGGTCTCATGCAGACCTGCCATTTAAAATCTATCAAATAGTTAATGTTTATCGTTATGAGACAAAGCATACCAGACCTTTAATTAGAGTTAGAGAGATAAGCAGGTTCTTTGAGTCCCATACAGCCCATGATAGTTTTGAGGATGCTGAAAGACAAATAAGAGAGGACTTGGAGATATTTGATAATCTTGCCAAGAATCTTGCCCTCCCATATATAGTCTCTAAACGACCTGATTGGGACAAATTCCCAGGAGCATTCTATTCCCTTGGAGCAGAAGTTATAATGCCAGATGGAAGGACATTGCAAATTGGAACTATGCACAACTACAAGCAGAACTTTGCCAAAGCATATGAAATAACGTATGAAACAGAGGAAGGAACTCATGAATATGTTCACCAAACAACATTCGGAATGAGTGAGAGACTCTTAGCCGCTGTCATGGGGATTCATGGAGATGATAGTGGTCTTGTATTGCCTCCAACCATAGCTCCAATACAAATAGTGATAGTGCCAATTCCAATGAAGGATTCCCCCTATGATGTAAATGCATATGCTAAAGAGATAGCCAAAGACCTTAGAACAGCAGGTATAAGAGTTTATGTTGATGATAGAGAGGATATAAGGCCAGGAAGGAAGTTCTACGATTGGGAAATTAAGGGTGTTCCCTTGAGAATTGAAGTTGGTCCAAGAGACGTTGAAGGAAACAAGGCAGTATTTGCTAGAAGGGATACCTTTGAAAAGTTCAGTGTTGATAGAGATAAGATTGTGGAAGAGGCCAGAAAGACCCTTGATGCAATCATGGAAAATCTATATGCACGAGCAAGGGAATTCTTAGAGACTCACATAAAGAGGGTAGATACGATAGAAGACGCTAAGAAGGTCTTCGAAGACAGAAGAGGGGTAGTAGAACTTCCATGGTGTGGCGAAGAAAGTTGTGGCGTGGAAATGGAAGAAATCCTTGATGCCAGCATGCTTGGAATTCCATATCCAGAAGAAACAGCCAAAATTGAAGGAAAGAAGTGCGCCAACTGTGGAAGGGATGCAAAATACGTAGCAAGATTTGCAAGAACCTATTGA
- a CDS encoding 2-hydroxyacid dehydrogenase, whose amino-acid sequence MRPKVLVLFNMKTEPLKLLKEFCDVNVIVYPERSQILEIIEEYDGLIVSPLNLVDEEIIERGKNLKVISTHSAGYDHINIDAATKKGIYVTKVSGVLSEAVAEFAVGLTIALLRKIVYSDKFIRKGLWDSHKTVWAWYKDIETVYGKKVGILGMGPIGKSIARRMKALGAEIYYWSRSRKGDIEREVNAKWLPLDEVIKESNIIILALPSTPETYHIIDEERLKLLEGKYLVNIGRGTLIDEKALVKALEEGKLKGFATDVFEKEPIQESELFEMEWETVLTPHHAGLAEEAMKDMGFQAVKNIISIFKGEIPENLVNRDVLKIKPIEEVKLL is encoded by the coding sequence ATGCGACCGAAGGTTTTAGTCCTGTTTAACATGAAAACTGAGCCCCTAAAGCTTCTGAAAGAATTCTGCGATGTAAATGTCATAGTATATCCGGAGAGAAGCCAAATACTCGAAATTATTGAAGAATATGATGGACTAATAGTCTCTCCCCTAAATCTTGTGGATGAGGAGATTATAGAAAGGGGTAAGAATCTCAAAGTGATAAGTACTCATTCAGCAGGCTATGATCATATAAACATTGATGCAGCAACCAAAAAAGGAATATACGTAACAAAGGTGAGTGGTGTTCTAAGTGAGGCAGTTGCAGAATTCGCCGTGGGACTTACAATAGCACTTTTAAGAAAGATTGTTTATTCCGATAAATTCATTAGAAAAGGCCTTTGGGATTCCCATAAAACAGTGTGGGCTTGGTATAAAGATATAGAAACTGTCTATGGTAAAAAAGTTGGGATTTTGGGAATGGGACCAATTGGAAAGAGTATAGCAAGAAGAATGAAGGCTCTCGGTGCTGAAATTTATTATTGGAGCAGAAGTAGAAAAGGGGACATCGAAAGAGAAGTTAATGCAAAGTGGCTACCTCTGGATGAAGTAATAAAAGAAAGCAACATCATAATTCTAGCACTCCCCTCTACTCCGGAGACGTATCACATAATTGACGAGGAGAGACTTAAACTGCTAGAAGGAAAATATCTAGTCAATATTGGAAGGGGAACACTAATAGATGAAAAAGCACTTGTCAAAGCTCTAGAAGAAGGAAAATTAAAAGGCTTTGCTACAGATGTTTTTGAAAAAGAGCCCATTCAAGAAAGTGAACTTTTCGAGATGGAATGGGAGACAGTGTTAACACCCCATCATGCTGGACTAGCAGAAGAAGCTATGAAAGATATGGGATTCCAAGCAGTTAAAAACATAATTTCGATATTTAAAGGGGAGATACCAGAGAATCTTGTCAATAGGGATGTGTTAAAGATAAAACCAATTGAAGAAGTAAAGCTCCTCTAA
- a CDS encoding D-2-hydroxyacid dehydrogenase: MKVLVAAPLHEKAIDVLKNAGLEVVYEEYPNQDRLKDLVKDVSGIIVRSKPKVTKEIIDAAPNLKVIARAGVGLDNVDVEYAKSKGIEVVNSPGASSRSVAELAVALMFNVARKVAFADRKMREGIWAKKQSMGFELEGKTLGIIGFGRIGYNVGKIAKTIGMNILLYDVYKNYERAKEIGAEFVELEYLLKNSDVITIHVPLLESTYHLINEEKLKLMKPTAVLINTSRGPIIDTNALVKALEEGWIAGAGLDVFEEEPLPKDHPLTRFDNVVLTPHIGASTVEAQARAGIEVAEKVVKILKGE; the protein is encoded by the coding sequence ATGAAAGTGTTAGTTGCTGCGCCATTGCATGAAAAAGCAATTGATGTTTTAAAAAATGCCGGATTGGAAGTGGTTTATGAAGAGTACCCCAACCAAGATAGACTTAAAGACCTCGTGAAGGATGTAAGTGGAATAATTGTTAGGAGCAAACCAAAAGTTACGAAAGAGATTATAGACGCTGCTCCAAATCTTAAGGTTATAGCAAGAGCAGGTGTTGGGTTGGATAATGTAGATGTAGAATATGCAAAGAGTAAAGGGATAGAGGTTGTTAACTCTCCTGGGGCTTCAAGCAGAAGTGTTGCTGAACTTGCTGTGGCCTTAATGTTTAATGTTGCTAGAAAAGTGGCTTTTGCTGATAGAAAGATGAGAGAAGGAATCTGGGCTAAAAAACAGAGCATGGGCTTCGAACTTGAGGGCAAGACACTTGGAATAATCGGTTTTGGAAGGATAGGATACAATGTTGGGAAAATAGCAAAGACCATTGGAATGAATATTCTTCTCTACGATGTATACAAAAATTATGAACGAGCAAAGGAGATAGGAGCAGAGTTTGTTGAACTTGAATATCTCTTGAAAAATAGCGATGTCATTACAATCCACGTTCCTCTCTTAGAGAGCACCTATCACCTGATTAATGAAGAGAAATTAAAGCTCATGAAACCCACCGCAGTGCTTATCAATACATCAAGAGGGCCAATTATTGATACTAATGCTTTAGTAAAGGCACTTGAAGAAGGGTGGATTGCAGGAGCGGGTTTAGATGTATTTGAAGAGGAACCCCTTCCAAAGGACCACCCACTAACAAGATTTGACAATGTAGTACTTACTCCCCATATAGGAGCATCTACAGTTGAAGCTCAAGCGAGAGCAGGCATAGAAGTTGCAGAGAAGGTCGTCAAGATTCTTAAAGGAGAATGA
- a CDS encoding TIGR00153 family protein, giving the protein MPIFGGKENNVFKTIDEHLKAVELTIEKLRILMETYLAGDLEKAETLMKEVEDQERVADELRRKIEVMLYQGAFLPVNRGDYARLSELIDSVADAAESAAHALILAKPKTPVDLKEEILEFVNTSLETYKLFEQSVKMLNTNVDGAIEYAKKTELAEEDADRIEYELVRKVFESEKITTFAKLVWNQVLTKIGDIADRAEDASDQVLLIALKRRG; this is encoded by the coding sequence ATGCCTATATTTGGGGGTAAAGAAAACAATGTCTTTAAGACAATAGATGAACATCTTAAAGCCGTTGAACTCACAATAGAAAAACTCCGTATATTAATGGAAACCTATCTTGCAGGGGATTTGGAAAAAGCTGAAACTTTAATGAAGGAAGTTGAAGATCAAGAAAGAGTAGCCGACGAGCTTAGAAGAAAAATTGAGGTAATGCTATATCAGGGTGCATTCTTACCTGTAAATAGGGGCGATTATGCTAGATTATCTGAACTTATAGATAGTGTCGCAGATGCAGCGGAGAGTGCAGCCCATGCATTGATCTTAGCCAAGCCCAAAACACCTGTGGATTTAAAGGAAGAAATCTTAGAGTTTGTAAATACCTCCTTGGAGACATATAAATTGTTTGAGCAGTCAGTAAAAATGCTTAATACCAACGTTGATGGAGCGATAGAGTATGCAAAGAAAACAGAGCTTGCAGAGGAAGATGCTGATAGGATAGAGTACGAACTAGTGAGAAAAGTTTTTGAGAGTGAGAAGATAACAACTTTTGCAAAACTTGTATGGAATCAAGTCTTGACTAAAATCGGGGACATAGCCGATAGGGCTGAAGATGCCTCCGATCAAGTATTGTTGATCGCATTAAAGAGGAGGGGTTGA
- a CDS encoding 2-dehydropantoate 2-reductase, translated as MRIYVLGAGSIGSLFGALLSEAGEDVTLIGRSEHMREINERGLKIVGIKEFTTYPKALTEMPPEPPDLLILSTKSHSTPYALECAKKSIGPNTWILSIQNGLGNEEEALKYSENVLGGITTNGAVLEKWGVVRWVGEGITIVGQYPKGREIFADEVVKIFNKAGLKTKLSENIVGWKWVKAIVNSAINPIGAILGIKNGKILEEEYLLELAKRVVKEGCHVATQLGIEFEKHPIEFLIETLENTQENYNSMLQDIKRRKKTEVDFINGKIVEYGREIGIETPLNFALWSLVKAKENPQIK; from the coding sequence ATGAGGATTTATGTTCTTGGAGCGGGTTCAATTGGTTCTCTTTTTGGAGCTCTCTTATCAGAGGCTGGTGAAGATGTAACCTTGATAGGAAGATCTGAACATATGAGAGAGATAAATGAGAGAGGCCTTAAGATAGTTGGAATTAAAGAATTTACAACTTATCCAAAGGCACTTACTGAAATGCCCCCTGAACCTCCAGACTTGTTAATTTTATCTACAAAATCTCACTCTACACCATATGCTCTTGAATGTGCTAAGAAGAGTATTGGACCCAACACTTGGATATTAAGCATCCAGAATGGCCTTGGTAACGAGGAAGAAGCGTTAAAATATAGTGAGAATGTTTTAGGAGGGATAACCACAAATGGTGCAGTACTGGAGAAGTGGGGAGTGGTAAGATGGGTTGGGGAGGGAATAACTATAGTTGGCCAATATCCAAAAGGAAGGGAGATATTTGCAGATGAGGTCGTAAAAATATTCAACAAAGCTGGCTTGAAAACAAAATTAAGTGAAAACATTGTCGGATGGAAGTGGGTAAAAGCAATAGTGAATTCTGCAATAAATCCAATAGGTGCAATTTTGGGTATTAAAAATGGAAAAATTCTTGAAGAGGAATACCTCCTAGAACTCGCTAAGAGAGTTGTAAAAGAAGGGTGTCATGTTGCAACCCAACTTGGAATAGAATTCGAAAAACATCCTATTGAATTTTTGATTGAAACTTTGGAAAATACACAAGAAAATTATAATTCCATGCTTCAGGATATCAAAAGAAGGAAAAAAACTGAGGTAGACTTTATAAACGGAAAAATAGTCGAATATGGAAGAGAAATTGGGATAGAAACACCATTAAATTTTGCCCTCTGGAGTTTAGTGAAAGCTAAGGAGAACCCACAAATTAAATAA
- a CDS encoding RNA methyltransferase: protein MEIKVILVEPEYTINLGAIARVMKNFGVKDLILVNPKVSPNNEIARKFAVHAVEILENAQIVETLEEALNGTDLAIGTSGLAGEDYIPERTPINPEEFAKRLFLYDGSVGIVFGRESRGLDNKELKMLDFTVTIPTSQEYPVMNLSHAVGIILYEIYKQRLKLSPPEIKDKLRKSTRDERERAVNLWARFLDVLQYPKDLEKRKFYVLMFKRFLGRGFIYAKEVHSIYGPLRKATEILERCKNDND from the coding sequence ATGGAGATAAAAGTAATACTCGTCGAACCGGAATACACCATAAACCTAGGGGCTATTGCAAGGGTCATGAAAAACTTTGGAGTAAAAGATCTCATTCTTGTAAATCCTAAGGTTAGCCCAAATAATGAGATAGCAAGAAAGTTTGCAGTGCATGCAGTAGAAATATTAGAAAATGCTCAAATAGTAGAAACACTTGAAGAGGCCCTAAACGGCACTGACTTAGCCATAGGTACAAGCGGTCTGGCTGGAGAGGATTATATTCCCGAAAGAACCCCTATAAATCCAGAGGAGTTTGCAAAGCGACTTTTCCTTTATGATGGGAGTGTTGGAATAGTATTTGGACGAGAAAGCAGAGGATTAGATAACAAAGAACTCAAAATGCTTGATTTCACTGTGACAATACCCACAAGCCAAGAATATCCTGTGATGAATTTAAGTCACGCAGTTGGCATCATTCTTTACGAGATATACAAACAGCGATTAAAACTCTCACCTCCTGAAATTAAAGATAAATTGAGAAAATCTACAAGAGATGAAAGAGAAAGGGCAGTAAACCTCTGGGCACGATTCTTGGATGTCCTTCAATATCCTAAGGATTTAGAAAAAAGGAAATTTTATGTGTTGATGTTTAAACGGTTTTTAGGAAGAGGCTTTATATATGCAAAGGAAGTTCATTCAATTTATGGTCCTCTACGAAAAGCCACTGAGATCCTTGAGAGGTGTAAAAATGATAACGATTAA
- the otg gene encoding methylated-DNA--protein-cysteine methyltransferase, translated as MITIKSFKIKNKEILIAVIFDKKIQGITFSFDGREFLQERITSLTQYLQKRGVNAELKEKESPFPEIVYKILIGDIENKKGLKYLSFEGTTTFEKKVYDTLTKKVKRGKVITYGELAKMLRSSPRAIGGAMKRNPYPIIVPCHRVIASNNIGNYTPKREYKRFLLEIEGVKKWTN; from the coding sequence ATGATAACGATTAAGTCTTTCAAGATAAAAAACAAGGAGATTTTAATAGCAGTTATATTTGATAAGAAAATTCAAGGGATAACATTTTCTTTTGATGGGAGAGAATTCCTTCAGGAAAGAATAACTTCCTTAACGCAGTATCTTCAAAAAAGAGGAGTAAATGCTGAACTTAAGGAAAAAGAAAGTCCATTTCCGGAGATTGTCTACAAAATCCTTATTGGAGATATCGAGAATAAAAAAGGTCTCAAGTATTTAAGCTTTGAAGGAACTACTACATTTGAGAAGAAAGTTTACGATACACTTACAAAAAAGGTTAAAAGAGGGAAAGTCATAACTTATGGTGAGCTAGCTAAGATGCTTAGGAGCTCACCGAGAGCTATTGGTGGAGCCATGAAAAGGAACCCCTACCCCATAATAGTTCCTTGCCACCGAGTAATTGCTTCGAATAACATTGGAAATTATACACCAAAAAGAGAGTATAAAAGATTTTTACTTGAGATTGAGGGGGTGAAAAAGTGGACAAATTGA
- a CDS encoding tetratricopeptide repeat protein, with protein sequence MDKLKAYLIGFLFLIIAIVAGIIYKWGFWMLVRIVLGLGFLGLTLMLGFFLALTLYAESWKYAGLLIIPTGLSAYATYLTITWQKLKIVGGVILFFIFGLAFGIWYISEPDLSLMDRFRSAENLEKAGKYKAAARKYEKKGNYLKAAQMYEKLGWMESAAWAYEKAENYEKAAEIYEQLYEKEKDTYYLKEAHEYWKKAGKMERAAKALEKYAEEEPWFWEDVAKLYEELGNEEKAIEAWGKALEYYKGEAQEEGVFWEDVGNIARKLGNEKLAKEAYQKFLEYCLKEVEEDPMWWKHVAEAYDYLDEKEKAKEARQKYEEYRKKIMTTNEETSNFPEEEKESNN encoded by the coding sequence GTGGACAAATTGAAAGCCTACCTAATTGGATTCCTATTCCTCATTATTGCGATAGTAGCGGGCATAATATATAAATGGGGTTTTTGGATGTTAGTAAGGATAGTCTTAGGATTAGGTTTCTTGGGTTTGACTCTCATGCTTGGATTTTTCCTCGCATTAACACTATATGCTGAAAGCTGGAAATATGCAGGGTTACTAATTATCCCTACTGGTCTTAGTGCCTATGCCACATATCTAACCATTACTTGGCAAAAACTTAAGATAGTTGGAGGAGTAATACTCTTCTTTATCTTCGGACTGGCCTTTGGGATTTGGTATATAAGCGAACCAGATTTGAGCTTAATGGATCGCTTTAGAAGTGCTGAAAATCTTGAGAAAGCCGGCAAGTATAAAGCTGCTGCAAGGAAGTACGAAAAAAAAGGGAACTATCTAAAAGCCGCACAGATGTATGAAAAGTTGGGATGGATGGAAAGTGCTGCATGGGCCTATGAAAAGGCAGAGAACTACGAAAAAGCTGCTGAGATATACGAGCAACTTTATGAAAAAGAAAAAGATACTTATTACTTGAAAGAGGCTCACGAATATTGGAAAAAAGCAGGAAAAATGGAAAGAGCCGCAAAGGCCTTAGAAAAGTACGCTGAAGAAGAACCATGGTTCTGGGAGGATGTAGCAAAACTCTATGAAGAACTTGGTAATGAAGAAAAAGCTATTGAAGCGTGGGGAAAGGCATTAGAGTACTACAAAGGCGAAGCTCAAGAAGAAGGTGTCTTCTGGGAGGACGTTGGAAACATAGCAAGAAAGCTTGGCAACGAAAAACTTGCAAAAGAGGCTTATCAAAAATTCCTTGAATACTGCCTCAAAGAAGTTGAAGAAGATCCTATGTGGTGGAAACATGTAGCAGAGGCTTATGACTACCTTGACGAAAAAGAAAAAGCCAAAGAGGCAAGGCAAAAATATGAAGAGTACAGAAAAAAGATTATGACGACTAATGAGGAGACCTCAAACTTTCCAGAAGAAGAAAAAGAATCCAACAACTGA
- a CDS encoding nascent polypeptide-associated complex protein, protein MKGMNPKQMQKLMKQLGIKMEELKGVKEVIIRFENKEIVITNPTVTSIVAMGEKSYQIVGKEEVREVLNIPEEDIKLVMEQTGADYETAKKALEETKGDLAEAILKLQES, encoded by the coding sequence ATGAAGGGTATGAATCCTAAGCAAATGCAAAAACTCATGAAGCAACTTGGAATAAAAATGGAAGAGCTCAAAGGAGTCAAAGAAGTCATAATAAGATTTGAGAATAAGGAAATTGTTATTACAAATCCCACTGTCACCAGTATAGTAGCAATGGGAGAGAAGAGTTATCAGATCGTTGGTAAAGAAGAAGTCAGAGAAGTCCTCAATATTCCAGAAGAAGACATCAAACTGGTAATGGAGCAAACAGGAGCGGATTACGAAACAGCTAAAAAAGCGCTAGAAGAAACAAAGGGAGATTTAGCCGAAGCTATTCTAAAACTCCAAGAATCTTAA
- the hflX gene encoding GTPase HflX — MKAIGVIRHSPRKAVNREEFEELLKSAGYEILAIVEQVREEHPKYNVGPGKLQEIKKLITELNPDRIIFANPLTPSQSFNITKELKIDVIDKWQLVLEIFEQRAHSKEAKLQVELANLQYELPLVKEAIRRIKLGDRAGFKGMGEYQTQQYLKHIRYRMGRIRKELEKVKADREVKRKRREEVGFILVALAGYTNAGKSTLLNALADEEIEARMQMFTTLDTTTRRFTINGKRALVTDTVGFIDDLPPFIVEAFHSTLEEIIRADIVLLVLDVSEPWGEIKRKFLASIEVLKELKALDKPLIIALNKNDLTSKEDVQDKKKALKELVKRKGVVVHSIVSISAKKNDLNELQASLDEIMFTLPKYRLFEILIKDKEKVPKVMALINSIGEILDVKYGETTRIFAYIQVGMIKSLTRMGVELKHPS; from the coding sequence ATGAAGGCAATTGGAGTAATAAGACATTCACCAAGAAAAGCCGTGAATAGAGAAGAGTTCGAGGAGCTTCTGAAAAGTGCAGGCTATGAAATTCTAGCAATAGTAGAGCAAGTTAGGGAAGAACACCCTAAGTACAATGTAGGGCCTGGAAAACTTCAAGAGATTAAAAAACTAATAACAGAGCTAAATCCAGATAGGATAATATTTGCCAATCCCCTAACACCATCACAATCATTCAACATCACAAAAGAACTCAAAATAGATGTTATTGATAAATGGCAACTAGTTCTGGAAATATTCGAACAACGGGCTCACTCAAAAGAGGCAAAGTTACAAGTAGAACTCGCTAACCTTCAATACGAGCTTCCTCTTGTTAAAGAAGCCATTAGAAGAATTAAACTTGGAGACAGAGCCGGTTTCAAGGGTATGGGTGAATACCAGACACAACAATATCTCAAACACATACGTTATCGTATGGGAAGGATAAGAAAAGAGCTTGAGAAAGTAAAGGCAGATAGAGAGGTCAAAAGAAAAAGGAGAGAAGAGGTAGGATTTATACTCGTTGCCTTAGCCGGTTACACGAATGCTGGCAAATCGACTCTTCTTAATGCTTTAGCAGATGAAGAAATTGAGGCTAGAATGCAGATGTTTACAACACTAGATACAACTACAAGAAGATTTACAATAAATGGAAAGAGAGCATTGGTAACTGATACCGTTGGATTTATAGATGACCTTCCGCCGTTTATAGTTGAAGCTTTTCACTCCACCCTAGAAGAGATTATTAGAGCAGATATCGTTCTGTTAGTTCTTGACGTGAGCGAACCATGGGGCGAAATAAAACGGAAGTTTTTAGCTTCAATTGAAGTCCTAAAAGAGCTAAAAGCCTTAGATAAGCCCCTTATAATCGCCCTAAATAAAAATGATCTAACTAGTAAAGAAGATGTTCAGGATAAAAAGAAAGCCTTGAAAGAGCTCGTTAAGAGGAAAGGAGTGGTTGTGCATAGTATTGTCTCAATATCAGCGAAGAAGAATGACCTAAACGAACTTCAAGCTTCTTTAGATGAGATAATGTTTACTCTTCCAAAATATAGGTTATTTGAAATTTTAATAAAGGACAAAGAGAAAGTCCCCAAAGTCATGGCTCTAATAAACTCCATTGGAGAAATCTTGGACGTAAAGTACGGAGAAACCACTCGGATTTTTGCTTATATTCAAGTTGGTATGATAAAAAGCTTAACAAGAATGGGAGTAGAATTGAAACACCCAAGCTAG
- a CDS encoding RNA-binding domain-containing protein, whose amino-acid sequence MFEEIEVEAYVYPTEDIEKVKKAMLNLVSPLEFDAFDKGEYILLVGKTKDKRALQRLYELFRGQQILDTARAMLEDGYFGEEIIIKVHKQVAYVGKVNFNEESPLGPITIIIKTRDPQRLMKWLAPRTKDGVPIE is encoded by the coding sequence ATGTTTGAAGAAATTGAGGTAGAAGCTTACGTTTACCCCACAGAAGATATAGAAAAAGTAAAAAAAGCAATGCTTAACTTAGTGTCTCCCTTAGAGTTTGATGCATTTGATAAGGGCGAATATATATTATTGGTGGGTAAAACGAAAGATAAAAGGGCCCTACAAAGGCTTTATGAACTCTTTAGAGGCCAACAGATATTGGATACAGCAAGGGCGATGCTTGAAGATGGATATTTTGGTGAAGAAATAATAATAAAAGTCCACAAGCAAGTTGCCTATGTTGGGAAAGTCAACTTTAATGAAGAATCCCCGTTAGGACCAATAACAATTATAATAAAAACAAGAGATCCACAACGACTCATGAAATGGCTTGCCCCTAGGACAAAAGATGGAGTTCCAATAGAATAG